In Thermanaeromonas sp. C210, the following proteins share a genomic window:
- a CDS encoding amidase domain-containing protein, translating into MLVFRIRAGRVALVGCGLFLFVLAILFLAASKSRVGRILTTAAERVEEGETLRDITAVRRELEDIFKFRVQALVEGDTGGLEKFYDTSETTGRWALNHEIGRSRYVQGWLGKRDLEVAGKLLHLNIVDAGFKDDQHAWASVAQHLILQYRPRNTGQAVVSEMGLRTIHWVELVEKNNRWLIQKDWYWDPFENESLTPDIAPRPAGGAETARPPDPVTPDSSRGQYNREAAVRYAERYSGVRMGPGDGRYNPAYKDFTYEGGDCANFVSQVLTDKKAGGLPTDWNWFYSRGEGTAAWVQAEALVHHLTGAGLAALVGRGDLEEVWEAVDLLQPGDVIGYEEDGEIVHVSVVVGRNAQGYVVVNSHTADRYHVPWDMGWEREHRYWLLHITY; encoded by the coding sequence GTGTTGGTTTTCCGAATCCGGGCGGGTCGGGTGGCCCTGGTGGGCTGCGGTTTGTTCCTGTTCGTGTTGGCTATTTTGTTTTTGGCGGCGAGCAAGTCCCGGGTGGGACGCATTTTAACCACGGCCGCCGAACGGGTGGAGGAAGGGGAAACCCTCAGGGACATTACCGCGGTCCGCCGGGAGCTGGAAGATATCTTTAAGTTCCGGGTGCAGGCCCTGGTGGAGGGCGACACCGGCGGCCTGGAGAAATTCTACGATACTTCCGAGACTACCGGGCGCTGGGCCTTAAACCACGAAATCGGCCGCAGCCGGTATGTCCAGGGTTGGCTGGGCAAGCGCGACCTGGAAGTGGCAGGGAAGCTGCTGCACCTTAACATAGTAGACGCCGGGTTTAAGGACGATCAGCATGCCTGGGCTTCGGTGGCCCAGCACCTCATTCTCCAGTATCGGCCGCGGAACACCGGTCAGGCTGTGGTGAGCGAGATGGGCTTGCGGACCATTCACTGGGTAGAGCTGGTGGAGAAGAACAACCGGTGGCTGATCCAGAAGGACTGGTACTGGGACCCCTTTGAGAACGAGTCTCTGACCCCAGACATTGCTCCCCGTCCCGCAGGGGGAGCCGAGACGGCCCGGCCGCCGGACCCGGTCACCCCGGACAGCAGCCGCGGGCAATATAACCGGGAGGCCGCCGTGCGCTACGCGGAGCGCTACAGCGGCGTGCGGATGGGTCCCGGCGACGGGCGGTATAATCCGGCCTACAAGGATTTCACCTATGAGGGGGGCGACTGCGCCAACTTCGTCTCCCAGGTTTTGACGGATAAGAAGGCCGGGGGCCTCCCAACGGACTGGAACTGGTTCTACAGCCGGGGAGAAGGAACGGCAGCCTGGGTCCAGGCCGAGGCCCTGGTCCACCACTTAACCGGCGCCGGGTTGGCCGCCCTCGTCGGGCGCGGCGACCTGGAAGAAGTGTGGGAAGCAGTCGACCTGCTGCAGCCCGGCGACGTGATAGGCTACGAAGAGGATGGGGAGATAGTCCACGTTTCGGTGGTAGTAGGGCGGAACGCCCAGGGGTACGTGGTGGTGAACAGCCATACGGCCGACCGCTACCATGTTCCCTGGGATATGGGCTGGGAGCGGGAGCACCGCTACTGGCTCCTTCATATTACCTATTAG
- a CDS encoding nitroreductase family protein has translation MELYEAIRRRRSIRKYKPDMVPRETIARLLEEAMWAPSGLNWQPWEFMVITGPKKDELAASYGRITEFGFPPAGQRSPAQENFIRWAKTLGGAPVAIVALTPAYGDPSVRKMNLESVSAAFAYLLLAATAEGLGTCWMTGPLRNEKEIRRILEIPDDKEIVAITPLGYPDEEPAPPPRKDQQGKIQWIGF, from the coding sequence ATGGAGCTATACGAAGCAATACGCAGACGCCGTAGCATACGGAAGTATAAACCGGATATGGTGCCCCGGGAAACGATAGCCCGCCTCTTAGAAGAGGCCATGTGGGCGCCTTCGGGCCTGAACTGGCAGCCGTGGGAGTTCATGGTAATAACAGGTCCTAAAAAAGACGAGCTTGCCGCCAGCTACGGCCGGATAACGGAATTCGGCTTTCCCCCGGCCGGCCAGCGTTCACCGGCCCAGGAGAACTTCATCCGGTGGGCCAAGACCCTGGGCGGGGCGCCGGTGGCCATTGTGGCCTTGACGCCGGCCTATGGGGATCCGTCCGTCAGGAAGATGAACCTGGAAAGCGTCTCGGCGGCCTTTGCCTACCTGCTGTTGGCCGCCACGGCCGAAGGGCTGGGCACCTGCTGGATGACCGGGCCTTTACGCAACGAAAAGGAAATCAGGCGCATTCTGGAAATCCCTGATGATAAGGAGATTGTAGCCATCACTCCCCTCGGCTACCCGGACGAGGAACCGGCTCCTCCACCGCGGAAGGACCAGCAAGGGAAAATCCAGTGGATCGGCTTCTAG
- a CDS encoding DUF3243 domain-containing protein has product MVEVAEMGWQKWKDTLAAAINVGSMMGINEDTMGNIAYRIGNFLADKVDPANREQRVLKELWDAADEGQRRVLAEVITQMVSDGRRENKLM; this is encoded by the coding sequence ATGGTCGAAGTGGCGGAGATGGGCTGGCAGAAGTGGAAGGATACTCTGGCAGCAGCCATAAATGTGGGAAGTATGATGGGCATTAACGAAGATACTATGGGCAACATCGCCTACCGGATAGGGAACTTTCTGGCCGATAAGGTAGACCCCGCTAACCGGGAGCAAAGGGTGCTCAAAGAGCTATGGGATGCGGCTGATGAGGGCCAGAGGCGTGTTCTGGCCGAGGTTATTACGCAAATGGTGAGCGACGGGCGGCGGGAGAATAAGCTTATGTGA
- a CDS encoding ferredoxin, which produces MKVYVDQDLCIACGACIDLCPAVFDWNDEGLSHAIVNEVPEDAEDCAREAIESCPSEAIKEL; this is translated from the coding sequence ATGAAAGTTTACGTCGACCAGGATCTTTGCATTGCCTGCGGAGCGTGTATCGACCTCTGCCCGGCAGTTTTTGACTGGAATGATGAGGGTCTTTCCCACGCCATCGTCAATGAAGTGCCCGAAGATGCCGAGGATTGCGCCCGGGAAGCCATCGAATCCTGCCCCAGCGAGGCCATCAAAGAACTCTAA
- a CDS encoding glycosyltransferase: MDWETGLEWAQILYLVGVGFYLLFFGLFVRYFFWRWHANKHFWNKRPQLSVAKVEALAREKGLEVPFISILVPARNEAEVIANTIEHLASLEYPKDRYEIIVITDEKELLARQEAGTDEPTTQDVVEAKIREFSGRAHVPRLKHCTVPYDFDGRYRGFCVGRSVPSTKGRALNYGLSAVDERTVICGFYDAESHPEEKVLLYIAWSYLQDPRERIWQGPVFQVRNFFQLGFITKVAALYQAISHKWYMPILMKRLPFVGGTNLFVGRRLLERIGGYDHRALTEDLELGVRAYLETGVWAEYFPFYSTEQTPSTFYAFYRQRLRWGSGHLQVCDKFRLAYHYDWERRGPLLYNLFWKGQGEWTLYQSAVMIPLIFLYLGINGYLDASVLPFAVRKGLQCIVLVYYAFTFCVFFHFRRLMAPVPWYEQILGALQLLALPIASFFLPLPYTAASVMKLLNRQPQVWVKTPRTKEATH; this comes from the coding sequence ATGGATTGGGAAACTGGGCTAGAATGGGCGCAGATCCTTTACTTAGTCGGCGTTGGCTTCTATCTGCTTTTCTTCGGCTTGTTCGTGAGGTATTTTTTCTGGCGGTGGCATGCTAACAAACACTTCTGGAACAAGAGGCCTCAGCTCAGCGTGGCCAAGGTGGAAGCCCTGGCCCGGGAAAAGGGTTTGGAGGTACCCTTCATTTCCATCCTGGTCCCGGCCCGCAACGAGGCCGAAGTAATCGCCAACACCATCGAACATTTAGCTTCTCTGGAATATCCTAAAGACCGGTACGAAATTATCGTCATCACCGATGAAAAAGAACTCCTCGCCCGGCAGGAGGCCGGCACCGATGAACCCACGACCCAGGACGTGGTGGAGGCTAAAATCAGGGAGTTCTCCGGACGCGCCCATGTGCCCCGCTTGAAGCACTGCACGGTGCCCTACGATTTCGACGGGCGCTACCGCGGGTTTTGCGTAGGGCGATCCGTCCCTTCTACTAAAGGCCGGGCCCTCAACTACGGCCTGTCCGCAGTGGATGAGCGGACGGTAATCTGCGGTTTTTACGACGCAGAAAGCCACCCGGAAGAAAAAGTGCTCCTCTACATAGCGTGGTCTTACCTGCAGGATCCCCGGGAAAGGATCTGGCAGGGGCCGGTCTTCCAGGTGCGCAACTTCTTCCAGCTCGGGTTTATAACCAAGGTGGCGGCCCTCTACCAGGCTATCTCCCACAAGTGGTACATGCCTATTTTGATGAAGCGCCTCCCCTTCGTCGGGGGTACCAATCTCTTCGTAGGCCGCCGCCTCCTGGAGCGCATCGGAGGTTACGACCACCGGGCCCTGACCGAAGACCTGGAGCTGGGAGTGCGGGCTTACCTGGAAACCGGGGTCTGGGCCGAGTACTTCCCTTTCTACAGTACCGAGCAGACCCCTTCCACCTTCTACGCCTTTTACCGCCAGCGCCTGCGGTGGGGAAGCGGCCACCTGCAGGTCTGCGACAAGTTCCGCCTGGCCTACCACTATGACTGGGAGAGGCGGGGGCCCCTGTTGTACAATCTCTTCTGGAAGGGCCAGGGAGAATGGACCCTTTACCAGAGCGCGGTCATGATTCCCCTGATCTTCTTGTATCTGGGAATCAACGGCTACCTCGATGCTTCGGTTCTTCCCTTTGCGGTCCGCAAAGGACTGCAGTGCATTGTTCTTGTCTATTACGCCTTTACCTTTTGCGTCTTTTTCCACTTCCGGCGGCTCATGGCGCCCGTGCCTTGGTACGAGCAAATCCTGGGAGCCCTGCAGCTTTTGGCCCTGCCCATTGCGAGCTTTTTCTTGCCGCTTCCCTACACTGCGGCGTCCGTCATGAAACTGCTCAACCGTCAGCCCCAGGTGTGGGTAAAGACTCCCCGCACCAAGGAAGCGACTCATTAG
- a CDS encoding helix-turn-helix domain-containing protein — protein MRVCGPKIRQLREERGYSLQDLARRAELSVSYLSEIERGTKKPSLKTLERIAGALNVPREQLVEADHPRGLDLGQRLRLLREKAGLSLTQFASKVNISPSYLSEIERGNVYPALDTIKRLAEGLKVPLSVLWGQGETLGQKLRLAREEQGLTQAELAKAAGVSAGLVGQIEQGKVQPSLKTLEKLGAVLGISPCYFIADDTGVEEILHQMSAEVRCLLMDPKVQSILRMVCNCTEKELRFILNFIQLYKRSH, from the coding sequence ATGCGGGTATGCGGTCCCAAGATAAGGCAGCTAAGGGAAGAGCGGGGTTACTCCCTTCAGGACCTGGCGCGGAGGGCGGAGCTCTCCGTTTCCTACCTGAGTGAAATCGAACGGGGGACCAAGAAGCCCTCCCTGAAAACCTTGGAGCGGATAGCAGGGGCTTTAAACGTTCCCCGGGAACAGCTGGTGGAGGCCGACCACCCCCGGGGTCTGGATTTAGGCCAGCGGCTCCGCCTTCTGCGGGAAAAGGCAGGGCTTTCCCTGACGCAGTTTGCCTCTAAGGTGAACATATCCCCTTCCTACCTGAGCGAAATCGAGCGCGGCAACGTGTACCCGGCGTTGGACACCATTAAAAGGCTGGCCGAAGGGTTAAAGGTACCTTTAAGCGTGCTCTGGGGTCAGGGGGAAACCCTGGGCCAGAAACTGAGGCTGGCCAGGGAGGAACAGGGGTTGACTCAGGCCGAACTGGCCAAGGCGGCGGGCGTTTCGGCCGGCCTGGTGGGGCAGATAGAGCAGGGGAAAGTCCAGCCATCCCTCAAAACCCTGGAAAAGTTGGGCGCCGTCCTGGGGATTTCTCCTTGTTATTTTATTGCCGACGATACCGGAGTGGAAGAAATTTTACACCAGATGAGCGCCGAGGTGCGCTGCCTGCTCATGGATCCCAAAGTCCAGTCCATTTTGCGTATGGTTTGCAATTGTACCGAAAAGGAGTTGAGGTTTATCCTCAACTTCATCCAGCTCTACAAGCGCAGCCATTAA
- a CDS encoding L-lactate dehydrogenase produces the protein MLEESTGKVAIIGAGFVGTSTAFALIFSGVVGEIVLVDINKAKAEGEALDLSHAATLIRPVKIRAGEPRDCAGSRVIIFTAGANQRPGETRLDLVHRNAAIVREALPEILEHCPQAVILMVTNPVDVLTYVAWKVSGLPPSRVLGSGTVLDSARFRHLLSLKLGIDPRNIHGYVIGEHGDTEVLLFSLTNIAGIGLDEFPLPETLQDRDLFKVEISHQVREAAYEIIRRKGYTSYGVALALTRITEAILHNEKRVLTVSSVIKDLYGLQEEVAVSLPCIIGREGRLGVLPLPLAPGERLALQHSADTLRRVIEELKL, from the coding sequence ATGCTCGAAGAGAGCACAGGTAAGGTAGCCATAATTGGCGCCGGCTTTGTCGGAACCAGCACCGCCTTTGCCCTCATCTTCAGCGGTGTAGTGGGGGAAATAGTGCTGGTAGACATTAACAAAGCCAAAGCCGAGGGAGAGGCCCTCGACTTGTCCCATGCAGCCACCCTCATTCGTCCGGTAAAAATCCGCGCCGGCGAGCCCAGGGATTGTGCCGGTTCCCGGGTCATCATCTTTACCGCCGGGGCCAACCAGCGGCCGGGGGAAACCCGCCTGGATTTAGTCCACCGCAACGCCGCCATCGTCCGGGAAGCCCTGCCGGAAATCTTAGAGCACTGTCCCCAGGCCGTCATCCTCATGGTCACCAATCCGGTGGATGTCCTGACCTACGTCGCCTGGAAGGTTTCCGGCCTTCCACCCTCCCGCGTGTTGGGATCCGGAACGGTGCTGGACAGCGCCCGCTTCCGCCACCTCCTAAGCCTGAAGTTAGGGATCGACCCCCGCAACATCCACGGCTACGTAATTGGTGAACACGGAGATACAGAGGTTCTCCTCTTCAGCCTCACCAACATTGCCGGGATAGGCCTGGACGAATTTCCCCTCCCTGAAACCTTGCAGGATCGCGACCTCTTCAAGGTAGAGATCAGCCACCAGGTGCGTGAAGCCGCCTACGAAATTATCCGGCGCAAAGGATATACCTCCTACGGCGTAGCCCTGGCGTTAACCCGCATAACCGAGGCTATCCTGCACAACGAGAAGCGGGTCCTCACCGTTTCCAGCGTCATCAAAGATCTCTACGGCCTCCAGGAGGAAGTAGCTGTAAGCCTCCCGTGCATCATAGGCCGGGAGGGGCGCCTGGGTGTTCTGCCCTTACCCCTGGCCCCGGGAGAGCGGCTGGCCCTTCAACATTCAGCCGATACCCTGCGCCGGGTCATCGAAGAGTTGAAGCTCTAG
- a CDS encoding selenium metabolism-associated LysR family transcriptional regulator, with protein sequence MNLNQLETFVVTVEKGTLSAAAEELHLTQPAVSKHLKALEETFGLRLLERSGREVRLTEGGRIFYRRAREVLRLLEQLRRELAQVSKLVRGELLLGASTIPGQYVLPHVIGRFKGRYPGVEVKLIIGGSEDILRRLGEGEIEIGVVGAEERRKGFLYRPLVKDELVLILPPDHPWAGRRSLEAAELAGADWVCREEGSGTRKVVEERLRDAGVVLPPARIVMELGSTEAVVSAVEAGLGVSIVSRWAAEKSLKLGRLATVPVAGVDLERHLFLVHRARELSPAASAFWEFVLGSL encoded by the coding sequence ATGAACTTAAACCAGCTAGAAACTTTTGTGGTTACCGTAGAGAAAGGCACCCTTTCGGCGGCTGCCGAAGAGCTGCACCTCACTCAGCCGGCGGTCAGCAAACACTTGAAAGCCCTGGAAGAAACCTTCGGCCTCCGGCTCCTGGAACGTTCGGGCCGGGAGGTGAGGTTGACCGAAGGAGGGCGCATTTTTTATCGCCGGGCCCGCGAGGTCTTGCGTTTGCTGGAGCAGTTGCGGCGGGAACTGGCCCAGGTGAGCAAGCTGGTGAGGGGAGAACTGCTCCTGGGGGCCAGCACCATACCGGGCCAGTACGTGTTGCCCCATGTGATAGGCCGTTTTAAGGGGCGGTATCCCGGGGTGGAGGTAAAGTTGATCATCGGGGGTTCGGAGGATATTCTTCGCCGCCTGGGGGAAGGGGAAATTGAGATAGGGGTAGTGGGAGCCGAGGAGCGGAGGAAGGGCTTTCTTTACCGGCCGTTGGTCAAGGATGAGTTAGTCTTGATCCTACCCCCCGACCACCCGTGGGCCGGCAGGCGTTCCCTGGAGGCGGCGGAGCTGGCCGGCGCTGACTGGGTGTGCCGGGAAGAGGGTTCCGGTACGCGCAAGGTGGTGGAGGAGCGGCTCCGGGACGCCGGCGTGGTTCTGCCGCCGGCCAGGATTGTGATGGAGCTGGGAAGCACCGAGGCCGTCGTAAGCGCCGTGGAAGCCGGGCTGGGGGTTTCCATTGTGAGCCGCTGGGCGGCGGAAAAGTCTTTGAAGCTGGGCCGGCTGGCTACGGTTCCGGTGGCAGGGGTTGATTTGGAACGCCATCTTTTTCTGGTACACCGCGCCCGGGAGCTGAGTCCGGCAGCTTCCGCCTTTTGGGAATTCGTCCTGGGTTCGTTATAA
- a CDS encoding long-chain-fatty-acid--CoA ligase has product MRIFELHRRHRGREQEAALIYQGRVITYGELDRRVNNYTGYLQSLGLAPGERVALCAPNSPQFVYSYLGASQAGAVVVPLNLMLTLEEIGYILRDSGAGTLILHPAVLERLQGREVPSPQDLGINRLIVLNEETCRAIAAAPDPAAVPVRSSEVCTYLYTSGTTGRPKGAMLTHDNLVANVLALEEVSHFGPEHNFLCVLPMFHSFSWTVNVLLPLYLGARVTVKESFQPKDIFRTLVEEDITIFCGVPAMFTVLWRMGDKGRFKALRYGISGGAPLPPKVQRGFEEKFSCPLVEGYGLSEASPVVALNPLYGLRKPGSIGLPLPGVEVKVVDDNDNEVPRGEVGELVVRGANVMQGYHNLPEETAGTLRGGWLHTGDLARQDEDGYLYVVDRKKDVIILSGFNVYPREIEDVLLTHPAVQDAAVIGVGDPLKGETIKAFIVLREGAEVRPHQLQEFLKERLAAYKIPRQWEFVEELPKNATGKVLKKLLRAKETGREGLSR; this is encoded by the coding sequence ATGCGGATCTTTGAGTTACACCGTCGTCACCGGGGGAGGGAGCAGGAGGCCGCCCTTATCTACCAGGGCCGGGTAATTACCTACGGGGAACTCGACCGCCGGGTCAACAACTATACCGGGTACCTGCAGTCCCTGGGGCTGGCACCGGGTGAAAGGGTGGCCTTGTGCGCCCCCAATTCTCCCCAGTTCGTCTACAGCTATCTGGGGGCCAGCCAGGCGGGAGCGGTGGTCGTGCCCCTGAATCTGATGCTGACGCTGGAAGAAATAGGATACATTCTCCGCGACTCGGGAGCGGGTACCTTGATACTGCACCCGGCGGTCCTGGAGCGGCTGCAGGGCCGGGAGGTTCCCTCACCGCAAGACCTGGGGATTAACCGTTTGATCGTTCTTAATGAAGAAACCTGCCGGGCCATCGCCGCGGCCCCGGATCCCGCAGCCGTGCCGGTTCGGAGCAGCGAGGTGTGCACCTACCTCTATACCTCCGGCACCACCGGACGGCCTAAGGGAGCCATGCTTACCCATGACAATTTGGTGGCTAACGTCCTGGCCCTGGAAGAGGTGTCCCATTTCGGCCCCGAACACAACTTCCTGTGTGTTTTGCCCATGTTTCACAGCTTTTCCTGGACGGTCAACGTTCTGCTGCCCCTCTACCTGGGCGCCCGGGTGACCGTCAAGGAGTCCTTCCAGCCCAAGGACATCTTCCGCACCCTGGTAGAAGAAGACATTACTATCTTTTGCGGCGTGCCGGCCATGTTTACTGTCTTGTGGCGCATGGGGGACAAGGGGCGGTTTAAAGCTTTAAGATATGGTATTTCCGGAGGCGCTCCCCTGCCGCCTAAGGTCCAGCGGGGCTTTGAAGAAAAATTCAGCTGTCCCCTGGTAGAGGGCTACGGACTTTCCGAGGCTTCGCCGGTAGTGGCCTTAAATCCCCTGTACGGGCTGCGCAAACCGGGTTCTATAGGCCTGCCCCTGCCGGGGGTAGAGGTTAAAGTGGTAGATGACAACGATAATGAGGTGCCGCGGGGAGAAGTGGGTGAGCTGGTGGTACGCGGGGCCAACGTTATGCAGGGCTACCACAATCTCCCGGAAGAAACGGCCGGCACCTTAAGGGGCGGCTGGCTACATACCGGAGATCTCGCACGGCAGGATGAAGACGGCTACTTATATGTGGTGGACCGCAAGAAGGACGTTATAATCCTTAGCGGGTTTAACGTTTATCCCCGGGAAATAGAAGATGTGCTCCTCACCCACCCGGCGGTGCAGGACGCAGCCGTCATTGGGGTGGGGGACCCTTTAAAGGGAGAGACCATTAAGGCCTTTATCGTCCTGCGGGAGGGGGCGGAAGTCAGGCCTCATCAGCTCCAGGAGTTTTTAAAGGAGCGGCTGGCGGCTTACAAGATACCCCGTCAATGGGAGTTTGTGGAGGAGCTGCCCAAGAATGCTACGGGGAAGGTGCTAAAGAAGCTGTTACGGGCTAAAGAAACAGGCAGGGAAGGATTGAGCAGGTGA
- the mobA gene encoding molybdenum cofactor guanylyltransferase → MKAGGIALAGGKSSRMGTNKALLSVGRETMLGTIVSVLKSLFPETLVVTNEPELYRDLGVKLVGDIFPGMGPLGGIHAGLVASSFWHNFVVACDMPFLEPGLIAYMLEQAEGYDVVVPRLGGYLQPLHAVYSKGCLPAIEDCLRKGVTKIIAFYPEVRVRYIEGEVLQRHGDPAEIFFNINTPADLEWARSRAREGEERK, encoded by the coding sequence GTGAAAGCCGGAGGCATTGCCCTGGCAGGCGGAAAAAGTTCGCGCATGGGTACCAACAAGGCCTTGCTGTCCGTGGGCCGGGAAACTATGCTGGGAACCATTGTATCCGTGTTGAAGTCCTTGTTCCCGGAGACCCTGGTGGTGACCAATGAACCGGAATTGTACCGGGATTTAGGGGTGAAACTGGTAGGGGACATCTTTCCGGGCATGGGGCCTCTGGGGGGAATCCATGCCGGCCTGGTGGCCTCCTCCTTCTGGCATAACTTTGTGGTGGCCTGCGATATGCCCTTTTTGGAGCCCGGGCTGATTGCTTATATGCTGGAGCAGGCTGAGGGCTACGATGTAGTGGTCCCCCGGCTGGGCGGTTACCTCCAGCCCTTGCATGCCGTCTATTCCAAAGGTTGTCTACCGGCCATTGAAGACTGCCTGCGGAAGGGCGTTACCAAGATTATTGCCTTTTACCCCGAGGTGCGGGTCCGCTATATCGAGGGAGAAGTCCTGCAGAGGCACGGGGATCCGGCGGAGATCTTTTTTAACATCAATACGCCGGCGGACCTGGAGTGGGCCCGCAGCCGGGCTAGGGAGGGGGAGGAAAGGAAATGA
- a CDS encoding molybdopterin molybdotransferase MoeA: MTEVLPWEEGRALLLREAAPLPPLKVPLREAAGRVLAEEIVSGAPFPPFARSLVDGYALGPAAAGYRLVGEVPAGSRYPGSLAAGEAVRIFTGAPVPPGTVTVLPQEVVELREDGRLEIPASPVGLPPRGCLQVAGSEVRAGEKVLTPGTVLGPAEIGLLSALGREEVWVHPEPRVALAAVGTELKELVDRTDREGLVASNLYALEAAFRLAGVEVHTLPVLPDRMPALMGALEPWLDKADLVITTGGAGGGDYDLAARSFRGLGARLLFTRLNYRPGGGVIGARRGQTLLLGLPGTPSAALAGFYLLARPVVEALGGKPPGPRRCRGKLEGPVVRERRTRTFIFAEAQNDGGLWRAAPVNEGRGPLLAALGANALLDVPPGKEPIPAGTEVDLILL; encoded by the coding sequence ATGACCGAAGTGCTCCCCTGGGAAGAAGGACGGGCCCTCCTGTTGAGGGAGGCGGCCCCCCTCCCTCCCCTGAAGGTGCCTCTGCGGGAAGCCGCGGGAAGGGTCTTGGCCGAGGAAATTGTGTCCGGGGCTCCTTTTCCTCCCTTTGCCCGCTCCCTGGTGGACGGTTACGCCCTGGGGCCGGCGGCGGCCGGCTACCGGCTGGTAGGAGAGGTGCCGGCGGGAAGCCGCTATCCCGGCAGCCTGGCGGCGGGGGAGGCCGTGCGCATCTTTACCGGCGCCCCGGTACCTCCGGGGACGGTGACTGTCCTGCCCCAGGAGGTGGTGGAGCTCCGGGAAGATGGGAGGCTAGAGATCCCGGCTTCGCCCGTCGGCCTTCCGCCCCGGGGTTGCCTGCAGGTGGCGGGCAGCGAGGTAAGGGCCGGGGAGAAGGTCCTGACCCCGGGGACGGTGCTGGGGCCCGCCGAGATCGGTCTGCTAAGCGCTTTGGGCCGGGAAGAGGTTTGGGTTCACCCGGAGCCGCGGGTGGCCCTGGCGGCCGTGGGTACCGAGCTTAAAGAATTGGTGGACCGGACGGATAGGGAAGGCCTGGTGGCCAGCAATCTGTATGCCCTGGAGGCGGCTTTTCGCCTGGCCGGGGTCGAGGTGCACACCCTGCCGGTACTGCCCGACCGGATGCCGGCCTTGATGGGGGCCCTGGAGCCGTGGCTGGACAAGGCGGATCTGGTAATTACGACGGGCGGGGCAGGAGGAGGCGATTACGATTTGGCCGCCCGTTCCTTCCGAGGGCTGGGGGCCCGCCTCCTTTTTACCCGGTTGAATTACCGGCCGGGAGGGGGAGTAATCGGGGCCCGGAGGGGTCAGACCCTTTTGCTGGGCCTTCCGGGAACCCCCTCGGCGGCCCTGGCAGGCTTCTATCTCCTGGCCAGGCCGGTGGTGGAGGCTCTGGGGGGGAAACCTCCCGGGCCCCGGCGGTGCCGCGGGAAACTGGAGGGGCCCGTCGTCAGGGAGCGCCGCACCCGTACCTTTATTTTTGCAGAGGCACAGAACGACGGGGGCCTCTGGCGGGCTGCGCCGGTAAACGAGGGGCGGGGTCCCCTGCTGGCGGCATTGGGGGCGAATGCCCTTCTCGATGTGCCCCCGGGGAAGGAGCCTATACCAGCGGGGACGGAGGTAGATTTAATTCTTTTATAA
- the mobB gene encoding molybdopterin-guanine dinucleotide biosynthesis protein B: protein MVPIISVVGKSDTGKTTLLTRLLPELKARGYRVATIKHDTHGFDIDKPGKDTWKHAEAGADIVAISSPSKVALIEKVPRELTLDEVAERIRGVDLIITEGYKRGNKPKIEVHRAAVGGDLLCTEEELLAVVTDEPVPVKVPAFGWDEVAGLADLIEEKILGAGSPSRRREKGI, encoded by the coding sequence ATGGTCCCGATTATTTCGGTGGTAGGAAAGTCCGATACGGGGAAAACTACTCTGCTGACCAGATTGTTGCCCGAACTCAAGGCCCGGGGGTACCGGGTGGCCACCATTAAGCATGATACCCACGGCTTCGACATCGATAAGCCGGGTAAGGATACCTGGAAACATGCCGAGGCCGGGGCCGACATCGTAGCAATTTCTTCCCCGTCCAAGGTAGCCCTAATCGAGAAAGTGCCCCGGGAGCTCACGCTGGATGAGGTGGCCGAGCGCATCCGGGGTGTAGACCTCATTATCACCGAGGGGTACAAGCGGGGGAACAAGCCCAAAATAGAGGTTCACCGGGCGGCTGTCGGCGGCGATCTCCTCTGCACTGAAGAAGAGCTCCTGGCGGTGGTGACGGACGAACCGGTACCGGTGAAGGTTCCCGCCTTCGGCTGGGATGAGGTGGCCGGCCTGGCCGACCTCATCGAAGAGAAAATACTGGGCGCCGGTTCCCCTTCTCGGCGGCGGGAAAAAGGAATATAA